GGGGcggtgttatattttatattactatttctattgataaaattaaaaaaaataaatatataatctcaatcaaagtaagacaataatatataaaaattaccacTTACAGTTTTGTATCATGAAAAGGCTATTCgacgtttttttctattttcaaaatcatctataattgaatttgtgtcgaaaatagctgctaattctttttctatatagatGACCAAATTATCTGCAAGAAATTCATCAGCCATCTTACTTCGGAGTCTTGTCTTAACAATTTTCATTGCTGAAAAAGCTCTTTCTGTTGTTGCTGTAGACACTGGTAGAGTCAAAACAAGACGTATTAATCTATCAACCATGtgataagttcttgattttcctaTTTTTTGCAACTTGTTGCACAATTCAGAAAGTGTACCAATGCCTTTCAAATGATTCTGTATATCATGTTGATAATGTTGCAACtgagatttcaaaatatttagctCATTAGAAGGAAAGTCAAGGGGATAAAACTTCTCTGCTAACTTGCTGATTTCTTCAATATTAAATGATTTGAAATTGTCCTTAGGATCCAAAGCACAACTCAAAGTCAAAAGCTCTATTGTTTGCTCATTAAATCTACTATTCAACTATTGTATTTGAGAGTCAATTGTTGCCAAGAATACATCTATTCGATAATGATGCTCAACTGTCACACTTGGTTGAcgagatcgacctcttccaaaaaCATATTGTGCACTCGTATTAGGGActtcaatttcatgtttttcacAAAAATCTTTAACATTTGCAAGAAAATTGCACCATCCACCATCTCTTAATTATTGAAGAAGTAACTTTGATGTAGAAACAATATGCATTGCATTAAGAATATCTTGAGATTGTTGTTGCAGTGCTTGGCAAAGAACATTAGTGATTCCCATAATCTCTTTCATCAAGTGCAAAgtgaaaacaaattcaaatgacaataatattttactaacaccATAAGCCTCACCTCTTTGTGCATAAGTTTTCCCGTCTTCAATGATATTATTCAGAACAATATTGGTAGCAGTAAACATTTTTACTAAActgcaaatagaattaaagtgagagCTCCATCGAGTATCCCCAGCTCTTTGTAAAGTGCTTATTTGATTCGCACATTTGCCTGTTTCTAATTCATTTTGAGCAACCAAGTTTGCATTTTCAATTGCTTGAACTTCTTGTAATTGATCATGTCTTTTTGAAGAAGCACTAACAATAGTGACAATAGAGTTTAATTGagtaaaaaattcatgaatttgaagtaCCTCTCTTGAAGCTGTCACCAATGCTAATTGTAACCTATGAGCAAAATAATGCACATAGTATGCTTGTGGAGAATCTTTAAGAAACAAAGCTTGCAAACCATTCCACTCACCCCGCATGTTGCTAGCACCATCATACCCTTGACCCCTAATATTTTCAACTTGGAGATTATAATGAGAAAGGACAGAAATCAATTCTTTCTTTAAAGTTGTTGCACAAGTATCAGTGACATGCACAAGATCAAAAAATCTCTCTTTAACAAAACCATCTAGAGTAACAAATCTTAAAACAATGGCCATTTTCTCCTTTTTAGATTCATCTCTAGATTCATcaacaataatacaaaatttgGCATCTCCAATCTCTTCTCTAATTGAATTTCTCACCTTAGTAGCAAGAATATGTAGAATTTCTTTTTGGACATCATTTGAAGTATACTTAGCATTTTTTGGAGCATTTTCCAAAACATTCTTTTTCACTCTTTCATTGTAAGATCCCAAAATTTCAACATTTCAAAAGGTTACCTCTGTTGCTTGAACTTTGGTTTTCATCATGTCCTCTGTATGTACAACCTTGAAATGTCAACCATCTAATGCAATCTATAGATGCTCCTAGTTgaattcaattcttttcaatctcTTCTTATGTTTGCTTATGAAGAAGTCTATCAATATGTTGTGATTGTTTCATCAAATCATCACATGATTTCAGAGCCTTATGATGGAATGAGTTAGGACCTTTGCGAATGTGATTCAAAAGAGCACATTCTTTTCCACtatttactttcttccaattcctgaAACCATTCTCAATAAAAGTATTTGAACCCGTATTGATTGAAGgtttcttagcaaaaagaaagtacGAAAAACAATATATAGCATCATCTTTTATAGAATATTCTAATCAAGATGGAAACAATTTAAACCATGAAGCTTGAAAGCGACGATGACTTTTATCACCAGAAAATGGATAATTATCAAGAATTGGTTGATTTGGCCCAACTTTAATATAAGCCCGATAGATTTCATCTCTTTTATTTGGAGAAAACTTCCAAATCATTGGTCGCATTCCAGGATCTCTTTCCAAACGAAAAACATCCAGTTGATTTGGAAGAAATCGTGGACGCTTTGAGCTATTCAATGAAGAACTTGAAGTAATGAAATTTGATGACCCCTCAAGTATTGGAGTAGTAATAGTAGaagcatc
The Arachis hypogaea cultivar Tifrunner unplaced genomic scaffold, arahy.Tifrunner.gnm2.J5K5 arahy.Tifrunner.gnm2.scaffold_91, whole genome shotgun sequence DNA segment above includes these coding regions:
- the LOC114927262 gene encoding uncharacterized protein translates to MAIVLRFVTLDGFVKERFFDLVHVTDTCATTLKKELISVLSHYNLQVENIRGQGYDGASNMRGEWNGLQALFLKDSPQAYYVHYFAHRLQLALVTASREVLQIHEFFTQLNSIVTIVSASSKRHDQLQEVQAIENANLVAQNELETGKCANQISTLQRAGDTRWSSHFNSICSLVKMFTATNIVLNNIIEDGKTYAQRGEAYGVSKILLSFEFVFTLHLMKEIMGITNVLCQALQQQSQDILNAMHIVSTSKLLLQ